A region from the Corallococcus caeni genome encodes:
- a CDS encoding ribonuclease H-like domain-containing protein, which yields MDLKRKLSRLSSAGPGSQARAPVNTVAPVVETPAVEALARDEVGARVPPVEEAGTTTVAEVLVQALRKRLSMDGEGAPSLDVEVGAGAPQDARARESGLADEGARTRADGLVDLREEARRRFAAKRSGAADGVADPRVEALRQMLAFWAERQGTASARKAVEPLPEPRALPVEARSTPHGTVHVAEQLYPPDHRHGTAPVAAALDVESRLVAGLALHPDLESVDFTRMLLLDTETTGLAGGTGTVPFLVGLGWFEDRSLRVQQLFLRRMGEEAPMLRLLAERMASSSCLVTYNGKSFDWPLLRTRFVLNRVPVPKELPHLDLLHCARRVFKHRGEGARLVHLESKVLGHHRVGDVDGSLIPELYFRFLRGTDGSELVPVLEHNQKDLLLLAALLGDLVRRFQSEGTERQDPRDLLGFAQVAERAGDAERALTFANAAAESGGPVGIEALVLASRLCRRSGDCEAAVAHLQRALTFAKPGQGAVLHLSLTKLYEHSLKDLPRALYHARLAAPVELPADHQLRLERLERRLSRQGA from the coding sequence ATGGACCTGAAGCGCAAGCTGTCCCGACTCAGCAGCGCGGGCCCCGGCAGTCAGGCCCGGGCGCCCGTGAACACCGTGGCTCCGGTGGTGGAGACACCTGCGGTGGAGGCGCTCGCGCGGGATGAGGTGGGGGCTCGGGTTCCTCCGGTGGAAGAGGCGGGCACGACCACCGTCGCGGAGGTGCTGGTGCAGGCGCTGCGCAAGCGCCTGTCGATGGACGGGGAGGGTGCGCCTTCTCTCGACGTGGAGGTCGGGGCAGGGGCTCCGCAGGATGCGCGGGCGCGCGAGTCCGGCCTCGCGGACGAAGGGGCACGGACCCGCGCGGACGGGCTCGTGGATCTGCGCGAGGAGGCGCGGCGGCGGTTCGCGGCGAAGCGGAGCGGCGCGGCGGACGGTGTTGCGGATCCACGAGTCGAAGCGCTGCGCCAGATGCTGGCGTTCTGGGCGGAGCGCCAGGGCACGGCGTCCGCGCGGAAGGCGGTGGAGCCGCTCCCTGAACCCCGGGCGTTGCCGGTGGAGGCGCGGTCGACGCCGCACGGCACGGTGCACGTGGCCGAGCAGCTGTACCCGCCGGATCATCGGCACGGCACGGCTCCAGTCGCGGCGGCGCTCGATGTGGAGTCGCGGCTGGTGGCGGGGCTGGCGCTGCATCCGGATCTGGAGTCGGTGGACTTCACGCGGATGCTGCTGCTGGACACGGAGACGACGGGGCTCGCGGGCGGCACGGGCACGGTGCCGTTCCTGGTGGGCCTCGGCTGGTTCGAGGACCGCTCGCTGCGCGTGCAGCAGCTCTTCCTGCGGCGCATGGGCGAAGAGGCGCCCATGCTGCGCCTGCTGGCCGAGCGCATGGCGTCGTCGTCCTGCCTCGTCACGTACAACGGCAAGAGCTTCGACTGGCCGTTGTTGCGCACGCGCTTCGTGCTCAACCGGGTGCCGGTGCCGAAGGAGCTGCCGCACCTGGACCTGCTGCACTGCGCGCGGCGCGTGTTCAAGCACCGGGGTGAAGGCGCGCGGCTCGTGCACCTGGAGTCGAAGGTGCTGGGGCATCACCGGGTGGGGGACGTGGACGGTTCACTGATCCCGGAGCTGTACTTCCGCTTCCTACGAGGGACGGACGGCTCGGAGCTGGTGCCGGTGCTGGAGCACAACCAGAAGGACCTGTTGCTCCTGGCGGCGCTGCTGGGCGACCTGGTGCGCCGCTTCCAGTCGGAAGGCACGGAGCGGCAGGACCCGAGGGACCTGCTCGGCTTTGCGCAGGTGGCGGAGCGGGCAGGGGACGCGGAGCGCGCGCTGACCTTCGCCAATGCCGCAGCGGAGAGCGGAGGCCCGGTGGGAATCGAAGCGCTGGTGCTGGCCTCGCGCCTCTGCCGCCGCTCGGGTGACTGCGAGGCGGCGGTGGCGCACCTGCAACGGGCGCTCACGTTCGCGAAGCCCGGCCAGGGCGCGGTGCTGCACCTGTCGCTGACGAAGCTCTACGAGCACTCCCTCAAGGACCTGCCCCGGGCCCTGTACCACGCCAGGTTGGCCGCCCCCGTGGAGCTGCCCGCCGACCACCAGCTCCGGCTGGAACGGCTTGAGCGCCGGCTGTCGCGTCAGGGGGCGTGA